A window from Neobacillus sp. PS3-40 encodes these proteins:
- a CDS encoding o-succinylbenzoate--CoA ligase produces MQNEMMPNFLKKRAFLTPDRIALFFNDQTLTFKELYDSSVETAGRLQSLGLRKDDFAGVLLKNHSDTVIILFALQLLGVKAVILNNRLTATELSWQITDSRSQFLILESLFSYVLNGVDPSLVSITKEQLFDGPSENPIIQEELDLSSVCTIMYTSGTTGNPKGVLQTYGNHWWSSVGSALNLGFTEQDRWLCSVPLFHISGYSIVMRSVIYGMPIVLHESFDVQKTIDDIKDKRVTIMSVVGTMLSRIVEILVDHRLPGHFRCMLLGGGPAPLPLLQSCVEKKIPVYQTYGMTETSSQIVTLSPEYSLSKLGSAGKSLFPSQIKIELEDGRVAPSGEAGEIVVKGPNVTEGYLYRPDATSEKVRDGWLYTGDIGYMDHEGFLYVLDRRADLIISGGENIYPAEIEATLLAHSGIADVGVTGMEDEKWGQVPIAFIVKREGVELSLELVQQFCQERLAKYKVPRHVYFIEKLPRNAAKKLLRRQLRELMKESWGKE; encoded by the coding sequence ATGCAAAATGAAATGATGCCAAACTTTTTGAAAAAAAGAGCCTTTTTAACACCAGATCGAATTGCTCTCTTTTTTAATGATCAAACCTTAACATTTAAGGAATTATATGATAGCTCTGTAGAGACAGCGGGAAGGCTACAATCATTAGGGCTTCGTAAGGATGACTTTGCGGGTGTATTGCTTAAAAATCATAGCGATACGGTGATTATTTTATTTGCCCTCCAACTACTAGGGGTAAAAGCTGTCATTCTAAACAATCGTCTAACTGCAACTGAATTATCTTGGCAGATAACGGATTCCAGGTCGCAATTCCTCATTTTGGAATCCTTATTTTCGTATGTGTTGAATGGAGTGGATCCATCCTTAGTGAGTATAACGAAGGAGCAGTTGTTCGATGGGCCTTCAGAAAATCCTATTATTCAGGAAGAACTCGATTTATCTTCTGTTTGTACTATTATGTACACGTCTGGGACAACGGGTAATCCAAAAGGTGTTTTACAGACTTATGGAAACCATTGGTGGAGTTCAGTTGGTTCAGCACTAAATCTTGGATTTACGGAACAGGATCGCTGGCTTTGTTCAGTTCCACTTTTCCATATAAGTGGCTATTCGATAGTAATGCGAAGTGTGATTTATGGGATGCCGATTGTTTTGCATGAAAGCTTTGATGTTCAAAAGACGATAGATGATATCAAAGATAAACGAGTTACAATTATGTCTGTAGTAGGAACGATGTTATCAAGAATAGTGGAAATACTTGTTGATCACCGCCTCCCAGGTCATTTCCGCTGTATGCTACTTGGAGGTGGGCCAGCTCCACTACCTTTACTACAGTCATGTGTGGAAAAGAAAATACCCGTCTACCAAACGTATGGAATGACAGAAACCTCCTCGCAAATTGTTACACTGTCACCAGAATATAGTCTTTCAAAGCTTGGATCAGCAGGGAAGTCGTTATTTCCATCTCAAATTAAAATTGAGTTAGAAGATGGAAGAGTTGCTCCATCAGGGGAAGCAGGAGAAATTGTCGTAAAAGGGCCAAATGTTACTGAAGGATACCTATATCGTCCAGATGCCACAAGTGAAAAAGTAAGAGATGGCTGGTTGTATACAGGCGACATTGGTTATATGGATCATGAGGGCTTTTTATATGTTCTTGACCGCAGAGCTGATTTAATTATTTCAGGAGGGGAAAATATTTATCCTGCTGAAATTGAAGCAACATTGTTAGCTCATTCCGGAATAGCCGATGTGGGTGTAACTGGAATGGAAGATGAAAAATGGGGGCAGGTTCCGATCGCTTTTATTGTAAAGAGAGAAGGAGTAGAATTATCCCTTGAACTTGTTCAACAATTTTGCCAAGAACGGTTGGCGAAATATAAAGTACCGAGGCATGTTTATTTTATTGAAAAGCTTCCCAGAAATGCTGCTAAAAAGCTGTTGCGAAGACAGCTTCGTGAACTTATGAAAGAGAGTTGGGGCAAAGAATGA
- the menB gene encoding 1,4-dihydroxy-2-naphthoyl-CoA synthase — protein MKVEWTTVKNYEDILFETSNGIAKITINRPEVHNAFRPKTVTELIDAFAYARDDSNVGVIVLTGAGDNAFCSGGDQKVRGHGGYVGEDQIPRLNVLDLQRLIRVIPKPVIAMVKGFAIGGGHVLHIVCDLTIAADNAIFGQTGPKVGSFDAGYGSGYLARIVGHKKAREIWFLCRQYNAQEALDMGLVNTVVPLDKVEEETIQWCEEILEKSPMALRFLKAAFNADTDGLAGIQQFAGDATLLYYTTDEAKEGRDSFKEKRKPDFGQFPRFP, from the coding sequence TTGAAAGTTGAATGGACTACCGTTAAAAATTACGAAGATATTTTATTTGAAACATCAAATGGAATTGCGAAAATCACCATTAATCGTCCAGAAGTACACAATGCATTTCGTCCAAAAACCGTTACGGAATTAATTGATGCTTTTGCATATGCACGTGATGACTCTAATGTGGGTGTTATTGTTTTAACAGGTGCAGGTGATAACGCATTTTGTTCGGGTGGTGACCAAAAGGTACGCGGTCATGGAGGATATGTTGGGGAAGATCAAATTCCACGCTTAAATGTTCTAGATCTTCAACGTCTAATCCGTGTTATTCCAAAGCCTGTTATTGCGATGGTTAAAGGATTCGCTATTGGGGGCGGACATGTGCTACATATTGTTTGTGATTTAACAATTGCAGCAGATAACGCTATTTTTGGACAGACAGGACCAAAAGTAGGCAGCTTTGATGCTGGCTATGGTTCTGGCTACCTTGCGAGAATTGTAGGACATAAAAAAGCACGTGAAATTTGGTTTTTATGTCGCCAGTACAATGCCCAAGAAGCATTGGACATGGGCTTAGTCAATACTGTTGTTCCTTTGGACAAGGTCGAAGAAGAAACTATCCAATGGTGTGAAGAAATTCTTGAGAAGAGTCCAATGGCACTTCGTTTCTTGAAAGCAGCCTTTAATGCAGATACAGACGGTTTAGCCGGAATTCAGCAATTTGCAGGTGACGCAACATTACTTTACTACACAACAGATGAGGCGAAAGAAGGCAGAGATTCGTTTAAAGAGAAGCGCAAGCCAGATTTCGGTCAGTTCCCTCGTTTTCCTTGA
- the menH gene encoding 2-succinyl-6-hydroxy-2,4-cyclohexadiene-1-carboxylate synthase, whose amino-acid sequence MSYLINGVRYYVDVYGEGFPLLLLHGFTGESTTWKPFYRDWGKHSKLIIPDLIGHGKTESPHNVSRYKIEFAAKDLLGILDQLGIDKVDLLGYSMGGRLALTFAILFPKRVRKLILESSSPGLPSIEEREFRCMKDRELADFIREKGIEVFVDYWEDIPLFSTMKQLPDEINKTIRRQRLSNNPFGLANSLLGMGTGMQPSWWENLNQLQHEILLVTGEKDKKFCLIAEKMKKKLKNGAWISIPNSGHANHVEDQEMFGTIVSDFLKNT is encoded by the coding sequence ATGAGCTATCTTATAAATGGCGTTCGCTATTATGTTGATGTTTATGGCGAGGGTTTTCCATTATTACTTTTGCATGGATTTACAGGTGAATCGACAACTTGGAAGCCTTTTTATAGAGATTGGGGCAAGCATTCAAAATTAATTATTCCTGATCTTATTGGGCATGGAAAAACAGAGTCACCTCATAATGTCAGCCGCTATAAAATTGAATTTGCAGCAAAGGATTTACTAGGGATTCTTGATCAATTGGGGATAGATAAAGTAGATTTGCTTGGCTACTCAATGGGTGGGAGGCTTGCCCTTACATTTGCGATTCTTTTCCCAAAAAGAGTTCGCAAACTAATATTAGAAAGTAGTTCACCAGGACTTCCATCAATAGAAGAAAGAGAATTTCGGTGTATGAAAGATAGAGAACTTGCAGATTTTATTAGAGAAAAAGGAATTGAGGTGTTTGTTGATTATTGGGAAGATATTCCTCTTTTTTCAACAATGAAACAACTTCCAGATGAAATCAACAAAACAATAAGACGGCAACGTTTATCCAATAATCCATTTGGACTCGCAAATAGTCTGCTAGGAATGGGTACTGGCATGCAACCTTCATGGTGGGAAAATTTGAATCAACTTCAACATGAAATTCTTTTAGTGACGGGAGAAAAGGATAAAAAGTTTTGCCTTATTGCCGAAAAAATGAAGAAGAAACTAAAAAATGGTGCTTGGATCTCCATTCCCAACAGTGGGCATGCAAATCATGTGGAAGATCAAGAAATGTTTGGTACAATAGTAAGTGACTTTTTGAAAAATACATAA
- the menD gene encoding 2-succinyl-5-enolpyruvyl-6-hydroxy-3-cyclohexene-1-carboxylic-acid synthase → MNHQESLTAYTAAFVAELVYKGVTEVVISPGSRSTPMAMVMAEHPELNIHIHIDERSAAFFALGIAKAKQKPVAILCTSGTATANYYPAIVEAHYSRIPLIILTADRPHELRDVGAPQAIDQNQLYGNHVKWFVEMALPEKSDEMIRYVRTVCARAAAVATQAPAGPVHLNFPFREPLIPLLDEGIFDFTERPNGYVNVINGELSIGQDQFKEIAGVLSKHEKGIIICGQIEDQEFVDAITRLATTLNFPILADPLSQLRSGKHSSEAIIEAYDTFLRNEDAKSFLKPDIVLRFGAMPVSKALTIFLKENHNSVQFVVDGGAGWRDPAALSTNMVYCNETKFCEGIIPHVEGVTNNEYMENWKRINTLTKENLAPVRDSLELNESRLFYQLADMLPEGATLFVGNSMPIRDLDSFFHMNNKSIRIMANRGANGIDGTISTALGAALFSEPLYLVVGDLTFFHDLNGLLAAKLYNIDIHIILVNNNGGGIFSFLPQSQHPKNFEFLFGTPIDLDFEHVVRMYNGEFVRINDWDHLAAVMRPTENYRGLNVWEIETNRDRNSKEHREIWNLVSGEISNFVKGCQG, encoded by the coding sequence TTCATATCCATATAGATGAACGTTCTGCTGCATTCTTTGCACTAGGTATTGCGAAGGCGAAACAAAAACCTGTTGCGATCCTTTGTACTTCAGGGACTGCAACAGCTAATTACTATCCAGCTATTGTCGAGGCACATTATTCTCGTATTCCGCTAATTATACTCACTGCTGACAGGCCTCACGAACTAAGAGATGTAGGGGCTCCACAAGCAATTGATCAAAATCAATTATATGGTAACCATGTAAAATGGTTTGTGGAAATGGCACTACCTGAAAAAAGTGATGAAATGATTCGCTATGTTAGAACGGTATGTGCTAGAGCAGCTGCAGTTGCAACTCAAGCACCTGCGGGACCAGTTCACTTGAATTTTCCATTCCGCGAACCACTCATTCCACTATTGGATGAAGGTATTTTTGACTTTACAGAGCGACCAAACGGTTACGTAAATGTGATAAATGGAGAATTATCGATAGGGCAGGACCAATTTAAAGAGATTGCTGGTGTTTTAAGTAAACATGAAAAAGGAATTATTATTTGTGGACAAATCGAAGATCAAGAATTTGTAGATGCCATCACACGCCTTGCAACTACATTAAATTTCCCTATTCTTGCGGATCCATTATCACAATTAAGAAGCGGAAAACATAGCAGTGAAGCTATCATAGAGGCATATGATACATTTTTACGGAATGAAGATGCTAAGTCATTTTTAAAACCTGATATTGTTTTGCGATTTGGGGCGATGCCAGTTTCTAAGGCTTTAACTATTTTCTTGAAGGAAAATCATAATTCAGTTCAATTTGTGGTGGATGGCGGTGCAGGTTGGCGCGACCCAGCGGCCCTTTCGACGAATATGGTCTATTGTAATGAGACTAAATTTTGTGAGGGAATTATCCCTCATGTTGAAGGGGTAACCAATAATGAGTATATGGAGAATTGGAAGAGGATAAATACTCTTACAAAAGAAAATCTAGCACCTGTAAGGGATTCGCTAGAATTAAATGAAAGTCGTTTATTCTATCAATTGGCTGATATGCTTCCTGAAGGTGCAACATTATTTGTTGGAAATAGTATGCCAATTAGGGATTTGGATAGTTTCTTCCACATGAATAATAAATCGATCAGGATTATGGCAAATAGAGGAGCGAATGGAATAGATGGGACGATTTCGACAGCTTTAGGGGCTGCATTATTTTCAGAGCCACTTTATCTAGTTGTAGGCGACCTAACCTTTTTCCATGACTTAAATGGTCTATTAGCTGCGAAACTGTATAATATTGATATTCATATTATATTAGTAAATAATAATGGTGGAGGCATTTTTTCCTTTTTACCACAATCGCAACATCCAAAAAACTTCGAGTTCCTCTTTGGAACACCCATAGATCTTGACTTTGAGCATGTGGTTCGAATGTATAATGGGGAATTTGTGAGAATTAATGATTGGGATCATTTGGCGGCAGTTATGAGGCCAACCGAAAATTATCGAGGCTTAAATGTTTGGGAAATAGAAACAAATAGAGACAGAAATAGTAAAGAACATCGCGAAATATGGAATTTAGTTTCCGGGGAAATATCGAACTTTGTAAAAGGCTGTCAGGGATGA